The Allocoprobacillus halotolerans nucleotide sequence ACTTTGCTGATATGATGAACGCTATTCTCTATGGCGGTCAGAATGTCATTAAGCCTGATGAACTTCAAAGAATGGATACAAGTGAAATCTTTGTAGGCAATTATATTTCTAGGGAAAGAAGACGTGATGTCATCATGTTGTGGAAAGGAAAGGATTCACAGGCTATCTTGGCATTGGAAGCACAGGACCAGGTTGATTTCACAATGGTGTCAAGAACACTTCTCTATGATGCATTGACCTACAACATGCAGGATAAGGAGTACAAGAGCTACAAGATCATGCCAGTTGTCAGCCTCGTATTGTTTCATGGCGAAGGAAGATGGACAGCAGCCACGTCACTGGTAGAAAGAATGGATATTCCTGAAAGCTTGAAGGGGATGTCAAATGACTGGAAGATGAAGATTGTAGACATCAAGGATTTGGACTATCACCTACTCAAAAATGAGGACAATCGCAATATCGTCAAAACAGTTAATCAGATATGGAGAAAAGAGAAAGAAGATTTCAAAGGGATGGAAGTCTCAAAGACAGCCGCAAGGGTGATAGCGATACTTACGGAAAGATATGATATTTTAAAACAAGTGAGAGGAGAAGAAGGGACTATGGCAATGTGGTCATTTTGGAAAGACATTGAAGATTCAGGTATACGAATAGGAGAAGAACGTGGAATGAAACGTGGTATGGAACTTGGCATGAAAAAAGGTATGTTGGAATTAGTTATTTTACAACTCAAAAAAGTACTAGGAACACTCACACCTGAATTGACATTGAAAATTGAATTAAGTAATGAAGAAGAGTTAAACAATCTTGCATTACATATTACAGATATACATAGTGAAAAAGATGTTTATCAAATACTTCAATAATAGAACATAAAGAATTTCGTCTTAATTGGCGAAGTTCTTTTTTTATAGGTAATATGATAAGAAGTGACTTTTTTATGATGTATAGTATAATTAAAGTATACAGACTTGCCCCTTGCAAAAATGCTGGGGGGGTATATAATAAAAATAGAAGGAGGGATGTTATGATTGAGATACAACATCTAACAAAAAGATATGGAAGTTTTAAGGCTGTTGACGATATTGAGTTGATTGCTGAAAGTGGAAAGATTACGATTTTATTAGGTCCAAATGGAGCAGGAAAGTCAACAACTATTAAAAGCATTGCTAATCTTTTAAAATTTGAAGGAATTATTGAGATTTGTGGTTATGATAATTCGTCTATTGAAGCCAAACGTTGTTTTGGCTATGTCCCTGAAACACCTGTTTTATATGAGTTATTAACTATTGATGAACATATTGATTTTATTGGTCATGCTTATCAGATAGAAAATTATAAAGAGAAAGCAGAAAAATATTTGGAATTATTCAAACTAACAGAAAAAAGACGAAAAATGGCAAAAGAATTAAGTAAAGGAATGACACAGAAATTAAGCATGTTGTTGGCGTTTATGATTGAGCCTAAAGCCTTGTTAGTTGATGAACCAATGGTTGGATTAGATCCAGCAAGTATTGAAGAAACATTGAAAATTTTAAGAGGAATTGCAGACTCGGGATGTGCTGTATTAATTAGTACGCATATTATTGATATAGTGAGTGATATTTTTGACGAGGCATATATCATGAAAGAAGGACGTATTATCAAGAAAATTCAAAAAGAAGAACTCCAAGAAGAAAGTTTAAAAGATTATTTCTTTGAATTAACTGAGGGTGAGTAATATGAAATCATTGTGTTTATTATGGTTTCTAAAAACCAGAGCCTCAGTGAGAAATCTTTTGAGCAAGCCATCAAGTGCTATTTTTACAGTGTTTATGTTTATCGTTTATGGATTCGTTTTTTATAGTTTTCTTTTTATGCCAAAAGACAATGCATATATGATTGTGAATTTTGAATTGCATTCATCTATTTTAATCTTTATAGGTTTTTTAGCTTTATTATTGTTTTCTACAATGTTATCTTCACGAAAAGCTTTATTTTATGGTGAAGATGCCTACTTCTTATTTAGTGGACCTTTTCATAAAAGACAAATTATGATTTTCTTAACTTTTCAAACTGTTTTACAATCTATTTTACTTTCATTCTTTGCGTTGGTTTTCTTTATAGGAATAAACATGGGAGTGAATGTAGATGCGGGTTTTATAGGATTAGCACTACTAGGAAGTATGTTATCCATTATGATTTTTTTGGTTTTTGTGGATTATAGCTATATTCTTTCTATTGGTGATCAAAAATATAAAAAGATGAATTATGTGATTACTGGAATCTTTGTATTGATACTTGTTGTTGTTTTGGGATTGACGTATTTACAAACAGGAAGGATTCAAACAATTGTTGTGGATTTTATAGAATCACCATTATTCTACTATGTTCCTATTTTTGGCTGGTTAAAGCTTGTTTTGATTTCTTATGTAGAGTCCCAAATCGCAATGGTTTGTTTAGGTTTATTTCTTTTAATAGCTTGTTTAGGTATGATTTATACTTTATTTATTAGCTATAAAGGTGATTTCTATGAACAAGCTTTAGAGGATTCAATGGAGTTGTCTAAAAAGTTAAAAGAGTTTAAAGCTGGTAATCAAGATGCTTTAAGAAAAGTAAAAGTTAAAAATATTCATGTCAAAAGGTTTTATAATGGAGCATATGCTGTACTATCAAAGAATTTGCTTTTAATGAAAAAGAAAGGTAATCTTGTATCATGGAATGATTTGATATCTATCGGTATTTATCTGGTTATTACTATTTTTTCTGATTTAGGGTTTGGGTTCTTTGTTTATATGATGATTCTTTGGTTATTTATGATGATGGGAACAAGTGATCTTGTAGGTGAACTTAAAAATTATCAGATTTATTTAATCCCTGATAAACCTTATAAAAAGTTAATTGCCGTAATGATTCCTACATTTATGAAAACAGCTATTATTGGGACATTGTCTTTTGTTGTTGTAGGACTATATTATCAAGAAAGTGTTCTTACAATTCTTATGTATTTGATTAATATGCTTGGCTATATCTTTATTTTTATGAGTGCCAATGTTCTTACAATTCGTATTTTAAAAAGTCGAACGACACAAATATTTGAAAATCTGATGCGTATGTTAATTATGATAGCTAGTGCTTTACCAAGTGTTATTTTAACGGTTGTTTTTATCATGATGAATACTTTAACACCAACCACTTTAACAATTATTTCTATGTCATCATTAGTAACAAATTTTATTCTAGCAATCATTATACTATGGTCATGTCAAGGAATGATGAATGGTAGAGAATTAAAGAGTGATTAAAAAGGATGGAGCTTAGTTTCCATCCTTTAATTAACATATAATGAGAGTTTGAATTTTTTAAGTATTTATTATTTAATAATAGAAAGGGATGTGATACATATGGCACAACAGGAAACAGCGATTATAGTGTTATTAACTCTTGGAGGAACAGGTTTGCTTTTATTGGTGGTAGGGATATTTTTGATAATCAGACAAAATATGAAAGTAAAAAAATGTCAGGAAAAGACATATGGTGTTGTGGTAGGATATAAACGTCGTAGTCGAGAATTAATTGTGCCAGTGGTGGAATATCATGTTTTTGGTAATATGTATCAAAAAACAAGAAATTTTAGAGCTGTGATTTCAAAAAGCTGGAGACGACAAGATGAAGAACCTGTTACTATTAGCGAAAATGATTATGTCTTTTTACGAGGAAGAATAATGACGCAAAAGATGGCTGAAAAGATATGGCCAATCAATATGCAAATGTCTGTCTATTATGATCCAATAAAACCGCAAAGAGCGTTTGTTGAAAAAATACCAAATAAGACACCAGTTGTATCCATTGTTTTTATCAGTTTAGCTATCTTTTTGATTGTTTTAGCCTTGTTACTTTTCTATCTTTTAAAAGGATAAGTGATAAAATGGGAAGGATTTGGATTTATTTAGGGTTGTTTATCTATTTTATAACAGTATTTATTGACCGTTTCTTATATAAGATAACTGATATGATTTATATTGTTTTGGTGGTTATTGGGTTAATATGTTTAGGAATTGGATATTTAATTAATAAGAAAAATGATGAATAACTTTGTATTTTCATAAAAATATTCATAAAATTTCAAAAAAATAAAAAAATAGTTGACAAAATAAAAATGCCCATGTATCATTAACGCATATTTAAAAAATCGCTGATCAGGAAAAGTAGTTTCTTGAACGCTTCAAGCGAGGTAGCACAGAGTGGAAGGCTACTAAGTGGAAAGAAATGAAACGCACCTGTGAGAGTCCATTGGAACTAAGAGTATAATGGAACGTAACCTGCGTTAAAGGAGAGAGTGGTCAAAATATTTTTTGGCAACTAGAGTGGTACCGTGTATATGCACCTCTGGATTTTTCCAGAGGTTTTTTTATTGAGAAAGGGTGATGTCTGATGCGGCGATTAGGGAAAAATCGTTATAAATAAAATTCAATAAAAATAAAATAAAGAAAAGGAGATTATAAAAATGAAAAAGAAACAATATAAAAAAGTCGTATTAGCATATTCAGGAGGATTAGATACATCAATTATCATTGCATGGTTAAAAGAAAATTATGGTTGTGAAGTCATTGCAGTGGCAGGAGATGTTGGACAAAATGATGAACTTGAAGGATTGGAAGAAAAAGCTTTAGCAACAGGAGCTTCTAAATATTATTGTGCAGATTGCAAAGAAGAATTTGTGAATGATTTTATTTTCCCAGCAATTAAGGCAAATGCTGTTTATGAAGGAAAATATTTACTTGGAACATCACTTGCAAGACCAATTATTGCAAAAAAATTAGTGGAAATCGCTAAAAAAGAAGGAGCAGATGCAATTTGTCATGGTTGTACAGGTAAAGGAAATGACCAAGTCAGATTTGAATTAACAATCAAGGCTTTTGCGCCAGAATTAGATATTATTGCTCCTTGGAGAGTTTGGGAATTAAAGAGTAGAGAAGATGAAATCGAATATGCCCAAAAAAGAAACATCCCTCTAAAAATCAATAAAGAAACAAACTACTCTAAAGATAAAAACTTATGGCATTTATCACATGAAGGTTTAGATCTTGAAAATCCAGCGAATGAACCAATGTATGATAAAATACTTGAATTAGGTGTAACACCTGAACAAGCACCAGATCAACCAACATATATCACTTTAACTTTTGAAAAAGGAATTCCAGTTGCGTTAAATGGAGAAAAAATGAATGGTGTTGATTTAATCACTGCGTTAAATAAAATTGGTGGTGAAAATGGTATTGGTATCATTGATATGGTTGAAAATAGATTAGTTGGTATGAAATCAAGAGGTGTTTATGAAACACCAGGTGGAACTATTCTTTATAAAGCACACGCTGATTTAGAAGAAATTACAATTGATAAAGAAACACAACATTTTAAATATCAAGTTTCTCAAAAATTAGCTGATATTTTATATAATGGACAATGGTATACACCTCTTACAAAAGCATTACTTGCTTTTATTGATGAAACACAAAAGACTGTGAATGGAGAAGTTAAATTAAAATTATATAAAGGAAATATTATTGGAGCAGGTATGACTTCACCTGATACTTTATATAGTGAACAAACTGCTTCATTTGGAGAAGATGAAGATTATAATCAAATGGATTCTCAAGGATTTATTAATTTATATGGTTTACCTATTAAGGTAAAAGCATTATTAGATCAACAAAGAAAGAAATAGGGGTTGAAAATATGGCATTATGGGCTGGTAGATTTAAAAAGAAATTAATGCAGATGTGAATGCTTTTAATTCATCTATATCATTTGATGCAAGAATGTATAAACATGATATTATGGGGAGTCAGGCACATGCAAAAATGCTTGCGAAACAAGGCATTATTTCTAAACAGAATTTAGATGAAATATTACAGGGATTAAATGATATTCTTCATGAATTAGAACAAGGAGAATTGTTATTTGATCCCCTTGCTGAAGATATTCATATGTTTATTGAAGCAGAACTTACAAAACGTTATCCTGAAAGTGGAAAAAAATTGCATACAGCCAGATCTCGTAATGATCAGGTTGCCTTAGATTTAAGGTTGTATACACGTGATGAAATTCAAGAAATCAAAGGTATGTTGATGTCATTGATGAGAGTTCTTATTGAACAGGCCAAACAACATACACATACGATTATGTGTGGATATACCCATTTACAACGTGCACAACCCATTACATTTGCCCATCATTTGATGGCTTATGTAGAAATGTTTTATCGTGATTATACAAGATTAGAAGATTGTTATAAACGTATGAACGTATCACCACTAGGAAGTGGAGCACTTGCGACAACAACTTACCCCATTGATAGAATGTTTGTAGCTAAGGAATTAGGTATGGATGATATTATGTATAATTCTTTAGATGGTGTTAGTGATCGTGATTATGCGATTGAACTCGCCAATGCTTTGGCAATGATTATGATGCATTTATCACGTTTAAGTGAAGAAGTGATTTTGTGGTGTTCATGGGAATTTAAATATATTGAATTAGATGATGCTTATGCGACAGGTTCAAGCATTATGCCACAAAAGAAAAATCCTGATATTGCCGAGCTTGTGAGAGGAAAAAGTGCCAGAGTTATTAATCATGTTTCAACATTGTTGACAATGATGAAAGGTTTACCACTTGCTTATAATAAGGATATGCAGGAAGATAAGGAAACATTATTTGATGCGATTGATCAAGTGAAAATGTGTTTACCTGTTTTTGCAGATATGATGAAAACAATGAAAGTCAATAAAGAACGTATGCAAGAATGTGCAGCTAAAGGTTTTATTAATGCGACAGATTGTGCTGACTATCTCGTCAAAAAAGGAAAAGCGTTTAGAGATGCCTATAAAACAACAGGACAGTTAGTGGCTTATTGTATTGATCATGATGAAGTGCTTGAAACATTACCACTTGATGTTTATCAATCATTTGATGAAGTTTTTGAAGAAGATGTTTATCAGGCGATTTCACTTTTGACTTGTGTTGAAAACAGAGTTGTCGATGGTGGACCAGCCCCACAAACATGTCAAAAAGCAATCGCAAGAATGGAGAAACAATTGGAGGCTTTGAATCATGATTAAAGTAGGAATTATTGGAGCCAGTGGATATGCTGGTGCTGAATTATATCGTTTATTATTGAATCATAAAAATGTAGAAATTGTAGCTATCAGTTCTCAAAGTTATGCTGGAAAGATGATTTCAGATTTATATCCATCATTCTATGGACCTTATGATATGTGTTTATCTCAGGATCAGGATGTCTTGGATAAAGCAGACATGATTTTTGCTTCGTTGCCTCATGGTTTAAGTGAAAAATATGCCAAAGTTTGTGAGGAGCAAGGGAAAAAATTCATTGATTTAGGTGCTGATTTCCGTTTAGATAAAGAATCAGATTATCAACAATGGTATCAACATGACTATCAGTATCCTGGGTTACATGAAAAACAGGTTTATGGTTTAAGTGAAGTGAATCGTGATTTGATTAAAAAAGCAACAATTATTGGTAATCCAGGATGTTATCCAACATCTATAACTTTAGGACTTTATCCGTTATTAAAAAACCAAATGCAAAAAGATGAAAAGATTATTATTGATTCTAAATCAGGAACAACCGGAGCAGGAAAGTCGTTAAGTGAAGATACACATTTTCCTAAATGTAATGAATCTTTTCATCCTTATAAAATAGCAAGTCATCGTCATACACCTGAAATTGAACAGGAATTATCAAAGATGGCTAACCAAGATATTCAAGTGATGTTTACACCTCATTTATTACCAGTTAATCGTGGTATTATTTCAACAATCTATGTATCTTTAAAAGATGATGTCACATTTGATGAAGTTTATGA carries:
- a CDS encoding Rpn family recombination-promoting nuclease/putative transposase → MKDLKVDDVIRDFFRNPEHFADMMNAILYGGQNVIKPDELQRMDTSEIFVGNYISRERRRDVIMLWKGKDSQAILALEAQDQVDFTMVSRTLLYDALTYNMQDKEYKSYKIMPVVSLVLFHGEGRWTAATSLVERMDIPESLKGMSNDWKMKIVDIKDLDYHLLKNEDNRNIVKTVNQIWRKEKEDFKGMEVSKTAARVIAILTERYDILKQVRGEEGTMAMWSFWKDIEDSGIRIGEERGMKRGMELGMKKGMLELVILQLKKVLGTLTPELTLKIELSNEEELNNLALHITDIHSEKDVYQILQ
- a CDS encoding ABC transporter ATP-binding protein — protein: MIEIQHLTKRYGSFKAVDDIELIAESGKITILLGPNGAGKSTTIKSIANLLKFEGIIEICGYDNSSIEAKRCFGYVPETPVLYELLTIDEHIDFIGHAYQIENYKEKAEKYLELFKLTEKRRKMAKELSKGMTQKLSMLLAFMIEPKALLVDEPMVGLDPASIEETLKILRGIADSGCAVLISTHIIDIVSDIFDEAYIMKEGRIIKKIQKEELQEESLKDYFFELTEGE
- a CDS encoding putative ABC exporter domain-containing protein; this translates as MKSLCLLWFLKTRASVRNLLSKPSSAIFTVFMFIVYGFVFYSFLFMPKDNAYMIVNFELHSSILIFIGFLALLLFSTMLSSRKALFYGEDAYFLFSGPFHKRQIMIFLTFQTVLQSILLSFFALVFFIGINMGVNVDAGFIGLALLGSMLSIMIFLVFVDYSYILSIGDQKYKKMNYVITGIFVLILVVVLGLTYLQTGRIQTIVVDFIESPLFYYVPIFGWLKLVLISYVESQIAMVCLGLFLLIACLGMIYTLFISYKGDFYEQALEDSMELSKKLKEFKAGNQDALRKVKVKNIHVKRFYNGAYAVLSKNLLLMKKKGNLVSWNDLISIGIYLVITIFSDLGFGFFVYMMILWLFMMMGTSDLVGELKNYQIYLIPDKPYKKLIAVMIPTFMKTAIIGTLSFVVVGLYYQESVLTILMYLINMLGYIFIFMSANVLTIRILKSRTTQIFENLMRMLIMIASALPSVILTVVFIMMNTLTPTTLTIISMSSLVTNFILAIIILWSCQGMMNGRELKSD
- a CDS encoding DUF3592 domain-containing protein, encoding MAQQETAIIVLLTLGGTGLLLLVVGIFLIIRQNMKVKKCQEKTYGVVVGYKRRSRELIVPVVEYHVFGNMYQKTRNFRAVISKSWRRQDEEPVTISENDYVFLRGRIMTQKMAEKIWPINMQMSVYYDPIKPQRAFVEKIPNKTPVVSIVFISLAIFLIVLALLLFYLLKG
- a CDS encoding argininosuccinate synthase — translated: MKKKQYKKVVLAYSGGLDTSIIIAWLKENYGCEVIAVAGDVGQNDELEGLEEKALATGASKYYCADCKEEFVNDFIFPAIKANAVYEGKYLLGTSLARPIIAKKLVEIAKKEGADAICHGCTGKGNDQVRFELTIKAFAPELDIIAPWRVWELKSREDEIEYAQKRNIPLKINKETNYSKDKNLWHLSHEGLDLENPANEPMYDKILELGVTPEQAPDQPTYITLTFEKGIPVALNGEKMNGVDLITALNKIGGENGIGIIDMVENRLVGMKSRGVYETPGGTILYKAHADLEEITIDKETQHFKYQVSQKLADILYNGQWYTPLTKALLAFIDETQKTVNGEVKLKLYKGNIIGAGMTSPDTLYSEQTASFGEDEDYNQMDSQGFINLYGLPIKVKALLDQQRKK
- the argC gene encoding N-acetyl-gamma-glutamyl-phosphate reductase, which codes for MIKVGIIGASGYAGAELYRLLLNHKNVEIVAISSQSYAGKMISDLYPSFYGPYDMCLSQDQDVLDKADMIFASLPHGLSEKYAKVCEEQGKKFIDLGADFRLDKESDYQQWYQHDYQYPGLHEKQVYGLSEVNRDLIKKATIIGNPGCYPTSITLGLYPLLKNQMQKDEKIIIDSKSGTTGAGKSLSEDTHFPKCNESFHPYKIASHRHTPEIEQELSKMANQDIQVMFTPHLLPVNRGIISTIYVSLKDDVTFDEVYDIYHKTYQDEYFVRVLPKGKVADLKFVQYSNFCDISLHYDERYHQLIVVSTIDNMVKGAAGQAIQNMNLMCGFNELEGLMMIPASF